GTCGCCTCTGTGGATTTGGCGATCATGGTGGACGTCTATCACGAACTCGAGTTTCCAGTAGAAATGCTTGCCGCTATCAAAAAGTCACTTAAACCAGGAGGGAAGTTGCTCTTGATTGAATACCGAGGGGAAGATCCTGCCATTGCCATTAAGCCACTGCATAAGATGACTGTCAAACAGGCTGAAAAGGAGTTGGAAGCCAATGGATTTAAATTGGTAGAAAATGGAAAGTTTATGAAAATCCAGCACTTTTTGGTGTTTGAGAAAGTGGGGGATTAGCGCTAGTTTTTCTTTACAGATTGAATAGAGAATAAGAAAAAGGCCTGCAATTCAGATGGATTTGCAGGCCTTTGTTTTACTTTTTGGCTAAAAATTGATTTACATCCAGCCAGTGCATGAAGGCATCAAACCAGCGATTGCTGGTGCGATTGGGATTGCCGAGTCCAAATCCATGTCCACCATTTTGGTACAAGTGAAATTCGACTGGGCGACCTGCTTTATACCAAGATTCGATGATGCCGGATTGACCGTTATACAGGAAGTCATCTGAAGCGATCACGTTAAACATCGGCGGCGCATCGGCAGGTACTTCCACAGGGCCCATGCCACCATAGATGGGTCCGATGAAGGCCAATTTCATCGATTTGGAATTTAGTGTCGCATGCATCGTCAGTCCAGCGCCGGCTGAAAAGCCGATCATTCCGATTCGATTGATATCCACTCCCCATTCCTGAGCCCGATTGACAATCATGGCATATGCAGCTTCCGCATCCTCCAATTGATTGGAAAGGTCTCGCTGTGGAGGTCTTGGGGCGGGAGTTCCTGCTGTTGCTGCTGAAGAGGGTGCTGGTGCGGTGCGAGGACGGTTCATCCAAGCGGAGAAGTCTTCCAAAGATGGAGGAGTTGGATTGAGTCGGTATTTCAATACAAAGGCTGCAATTCCTTGCTTGGCAAGCGCCTCAGCTACTTCCCAGCCTTCATTTCCCATAGATAGCCAGCTAAATCCGCCTCCCGGTGCTACAATTACAGCAGTTCCATTTCCTTTTCCAGGTTCAGGAAGAAAGGGAGTCAAGGTAGCAGTGGAAATATTTCGAGCCATTGGATCTCCCCACTGCCGAAACCAGGTTTCAGGAGCGGGCTGATTGTCCACTCCTCCTGTTCCGAGAAGGATGGCATTAGGTTCTGCGGGATTTTCAAGAGGATAGATCGTCCCGTCTTGGGCAAATGCTGTTACAGAGGAGGCCAGCAAAAAGGCGAGTACGCCAGATTTGATAAGGTTGTTCATGAGCTTAGGTTTTTGGGTTTGAAAGTTAAAAAGCTATTGATTTTCTGATAAATACCCTCAGAAAATTATTTGAGTGGAAAGATGAGTTATGAATGGGTTATCTAAGAATTGATCTTATTCCTTTATTCATTCAACAGGTAACTTTTATTTTGGAAAAGCCAAAAAGCTAACCTGGAGCTCTCCTAGTTTTTGATACCCTAAGTAGTTCATGTGAATGGGGTCTCGGTAAAACTTACCTTGGTTGTAGGTGTTGAATCCTGCGACTTCAAATTGATCCAAAACCGGGATTCCATGAAGGGCGCAGATTTTTTTCTGCATGTCTACATACTGTACCATTCCATTTTCAACAAAAGGATCATAGGAAGCTCGATTGATAAAAGCCTTGCTGGAGGTAAAGAAATAGATGATGGCGTCTGGATTTTTCTCATAGATTTTTTTGATGCAATAATTGATCCCCCCAGCTTGTGTGGTCAACTTTTGCTCATTGAACCCATCGAATTCCGTATAATCGGTGTACTCGCCAATTTCCCGCTTGTTGGTGTAGTCATTGGTGGATGCCCAGAGAACGTAAATGTCAAAAACGCCCGCTTCATCCACCTGCTGCTGAAGGGACTTTCCCTGAAGAGAAGAAAACCCTGCTCCCGGGACTCCGAAATTGGTGATTTTGAGGTTAAGGTATTTTTCCCACATGACTTTGGCACTGTCACTCGGTGGAATTACGGATACCGAACCTCCAAATACCGCAACAGATTTTCCATAATTCGGGGAGCCTTTAAGCGCTTCCAAATGGGTTAAGTCCTGTGCTAACAGGGAAGTGGTGGAGATGAAAAAGAAGAAAAGTACAACAAGTAATTTGAGAGATATTTTCATGGGATATTTTTCTTATTTAGTAATTATAAGGACTTTGACAGCTATTTGCATCACTTACCCAGGCTCTGTTTATCCGCAACTTCTTTGAAGTTCAATTTGGAGCCTGTGAATTGTGTGCAACACTGCACTAATATTCCAATTATTTTTGAATTGGTTGATTTTTTTGATTTTGGACATTTTGAGCGAATTGCAAATTCGTATGAATAGTCGAGCGTAGTTGCAAACTACGCCTAGCTATGGCAGTAGATTTTTTCTTGGCTCATGTCATCAAGTGCTTCGATTTCAAAGTTTTGATCTGGTAATTTCAAAATTATACTTATGTTATTTCAAAATTTGGTTTGTGTTATTTCAAAATTGAAATTACATTTGAGGAAAAAATATGCTGATTTACAGACATATAGTGGCAGCAATTGAGGCAATGATCCCGAAGTATCCGATCATTGCTCTGACCGGACCAAGGCAGTCAGGAAAAACCACCTTGCTAAAGAGCCTCTTTAAGGGATACCGATACGTTAGTCTCGAAAATCCAGATTATAGAAACTTCGCCGAAACGGACCCCAATGGATTCCTAAGTGAATATGATCACCAGGTGATCTTTGACGAAGTGCAAAGAGTTCCCGCACTTTTTTCCTATCTACAAAGCAAGGTGGATGAGAAAAGTCCCGAAACTGGCATCTATGTACTTTCTGGTTCGCAAAATTTCCACCTTATGGAGCGCATCACCCAAAGTCTGGCTGGAAGGGTCGCTATCTTCAAACTTTTTCCTTTGGATAACCAAGAACTGCAACGGGCGGGACTATTGGCAGAAGACTACCTAAACCAAATGGTCAAAGGCTTTTATCCTGCCATCTACGATAAGGATATTCCCTCGAAGACCTTTTATAGCAACTATATCCAAACCTATATCAACAGAGATGTGAGCGAACTGATCGCTGTAAGGGATATGCGGCTTTTTCAAAACTTTCTGGCATTATGTGCCGGTAGGGCTGGACAACTGCTCAATCTTAATTCCCTTGCCAACGAAGCCGGAATTAGTCAGCCCACGGCAAAGGCATGGCTATCTGCCTTGGAACATAGCTACATCACTTTCCAGCTGTATCCCTATCATAAAAACTTCAACAAGAGAATCATCAAGACTCCAAAACTGTACTTCTACGATACGGGATTGTTGGCACATTTGCTGAAAATCCAACAAGCTGAACAGCTCACAGCCGATCCTTTGAAAGGGGCGATATTCGAAAACATGGTCATCGCTGACTATGTCAAGCAGATGCATCACCGAAGCGATCTATCGGATATCTGGTTTTGGAGAGACTCTTCAGGCAACGAAGTGGATTTGATTATTGATCAGGGTCTGGAAAAAACGATCGTGGAAATCAAAGCAACCCAAACAATTATGTCAAACCTGCTGGAGGGATTGGGGAAATATGAAGCGATTTCTGATGAAAAGATCACCCAAAAGATTCTGGTCTATGGAGGGGACCAAGTTCAATCGAGAACCATGGCGGATGTGGTTCCCTGGAGTAGGTTTAGAGTGGGCAATTAACCTTGAAGGGAACGCCTTGTTATGTCACACCAAACTCCATCCTCTCGGATAAGTTTGTTCTTTTTGCCTTTGAAGTTCCTTTTGGTGCTGGGGTGAATTCGACAACTGTACGGGATCGATAGGATAGAAAGGTGATGTGTGAACTTCTGAACCCGAATAGTTTCTAGGGAATTGCAAATTCCCTAAAATAGAAGAGGGGAGTTGCAAACTCCGCTCAGCGGAGAATAATAAGTAAGGAAGCCTTTAAGTCAAATTGATTATGTGTTACTGATTTATAATAAATTAATTATTAACACTACCAAGAATGTTATAAAACTCATCAGAATTAAATTCTGTTAATCCATCATACTGACTTATTTTCATTCCTTTAAGACCTAAATCATCCCATCTTTTCAATTTTAAACTATCCTTGAAATAGTTAAATGTCAACTTTTCCCTATTTTCAAAAGTTCCCAATTCATAAATTGAATATTCTATAGTCGTAAAAATTTCTATATCTTTAATAAAACTAATGGAGTCAATATTTAATAATTTTATGTGAAATCGATCATGATAATTACCTGTTAAATTAGAAATCCTTTTTTTGGAATAAATTGAATTTGAAATAAGGAAAGTGTTAAATTCAGAAGTATCAAAAACTACATTCCCTTCAAATGATTGTTTTTCATTTAATTCATCTGGTAATTCAAGCGATTTGTAAAATTTATTTATTTTTTCTCTTAGGGTGACTTCATGTTCCAAAGAATTTTGTTTAATTTGATTTTGAGGATGAATTTCTGAGATAGAATCTTTTTTTTCAAAATCATTTTTATCTTGAATATAACTATTTTCGTCTTGCGCTTGCTTAATATTAAATTCAGAATTATTTAATGCCTCACATTCACTTCTTACATTTCTTTCTGCGCTGTTTAAATCTTCTGGAAATAAATTAGCATTAGAATCTCTGAACTTCTCTGTACAATTATTAATCTTGTTTTCATCGAGTTTGAATAGTCCTCCGTCTTCATGCCAATAATTGTATTGTTCAACACATTCACATGCTGATGGTCCAGATTGACAGCTATTTAATAATGCTGCAAATAAAAGGAGTATTATATTTAATTCACTGTAATTATTTGGTTTCATCTTTTAGAATCATTATATATAACTGTTTGTGGAAAAAATCAATTTGTATTTTTAATCGAGTTTTTAATCTTTTTAAATATAACAATAATGATTAGTGATATAAAAGTGTTTGCAAAAAAGTATGATTGCCATTTAATACCCCTATATTCTTTCCAATCAGTTGGTAAGTCCCACCAGAATACAGTTTCAGAACAGCCGACTAAAGGGTATTCATAACAAGAGTAAGAATATGGGAAATAATTCCAAAGCCAAATTAGTATAATTCCCAGGATAAATTTTGAAACATTCTTCATTCTAATACGATTTTTTAATTAATGTTTATAAATTCATTTCAATATTTATCTTGTTAAATCATTAAAAGTTATTGTTATTCAGATAAATAGAAATTTATTTTTTATTGATTTTATTTTTAAAAATTTTATTTCTGAGGGGGATAATATTTTCTACCTCGATTATCTGAATGTTTGCCTTCATAAAAACCATTGTTACACATTTCGTAAGAAACTTGTTGAATGAAGTCTATACCAATTTTGTCAGCGGGCAAATTTAAGCCAATGTCTTCCTTAACCTTTTGGCCACAATCTTCCAATTCATCCAAATCAAAATTAGAAGGAAGTCCTACGCTACCTGATATTGCCTCTTTAGAAATTTCAACACATTCGCAATAACTTGGCTTTGCACAACCACTGATTATAAATGAAAAGGCAATGGGTACTATGAATTTTCGATGAACTTGAACTTTAAACATAGGTTAAATTTTGATAATTATTAAACTATTTTCGAAGTAACAAAAATCTTTTAACGCCTTTATTTTTGCTAATTTTTTTAGGTGAAATAGGTAAATCACCTGTTACCTAATTTTAAGACGTAATGGGCATTATGTCTAAAAACCTTAATTTAAAAGGTTTAAATGTCTTAAAATCTTTGAAATTTAAAAAATACAACTCCCCGCTTGGCGTAGTCAAATCACTGATTATAAACTGGGTGGAATTTGCAATTCCACCCTTATATATCTACCAATTTGTAATTCGTTATTCCTCTCATATCCTTACCAATTTTCAATTGGCTCTTTCTTAGGACTGGGTGTAGTTTGTAACTACACCCAAATATCTTTTCTATCAAGACAGTTCGGGAATTAATTAGCTGCTCCATCACTTCAACCCCTCCAAATAACTCACCAAATCCACCAATTCCTGTTCGCTTAGCGGGAAGGCTGGCATCAGGGATTCTGAGAGTTGGGTGATGGAGGTGATGTTTGCGAGCTTGTAGATAGTTTGGTCACTGCTACCGACGAGCTTCACGATCAGGTCGTTTTCGGTTTTGGAGTTGACGATGCATCGGATTTCCTTGCCGTCTTTAAATTTGACAAGTTGGGTTTCGTAACCGAATCCCATGCCTTCCGATGGATTGATGATCGCATTGATCAAGGCTTCTCGGCTTAGTTTTCCACCGATCTGGGTTAGGGCAGGACCGAAGTCCACGCCTTCATTTCCGATTTTATGGCAAGCCAGGCAGTAGGTGGAAGCAATGGATTTTCCTTTTTCCACTTCGCCTTTTGCAGACATCATTTTGATCAAATCATAGCCCTGAGCGATGCTATCGCCATATTTTTCTAAAGCAAGCACTCGGATGTTTCCATTCCAGCTGCTCATCAGGATTTTTTGTGCGATGGGTAATAGGTCGGAAGGAATTTGATCTGTTTTAGCCATTTCCCAGAGGAAAGGTTCAGACTGGTAGCCCTTGGCTTCTTCCATGGCGGCGGTACGGACAGCCGTGGAAGCTTGGTCGTTTTTCCAGAATTTGCTGAGCAGGGTTGCCATGTCAGGTGTGTCTACCGCGCCAAACTTGCGGATAGCGGCTATGGCCTTAACTTCATCTGAGTTTTTCATCGCTTGCTCAATTTCGCCCATACCATAAAGTGAAGCGAAAAGTCCGGCTGATTGATTGGCCAAGCCTCGGTTTTCCTCCTGATACACCAAGGCAAGCAATCGTTCCTTTTGGTCTTTGAGTTGGTATTTTCGGACGATCTCGAGGAAATCCCGATCGTCGGCAATTTCTCCCGCTTTGGCTTTGGATAAGTTGAGGAGTTGGACGTCTGGGTTTTTAGAGTCAAAAGCCGCTTGTCTCAGGATGATTACCTGATCTTCATTTTGGCCTTTGGCCAAGAGGTTTTTGAGGGTTTGGTTTTTCAAATCGGCAGTTTGGAAATCCAAAGCCCGGTAGTAGCGGTGATCTTCCGGACTGTTTTCCGCCAAGATCAGTTCTTCCAAAAGCGCTGGCGTACCCGCCGATCTTGATCTCCAAATCAGGTCTTTGGCCTCAGCAGAATTGCTCCAACCTTGACCAATTTTTGCCAGATAGGTAGGCAAATAGCTGTCCCAACGGAATTCCGCCGCGATGCCCAAGGCCTCCAAGTACCAGCGGTCACCGCTGCGATAGCCTTCGGCAAGTTTCAACCACACGTCGGAAGCATCCTCGTATCGGATGGCCACCGCTACTTCCCGACGCACCTGATCGGAAGGATCGGCTGCCATGCTTTGCAAGAATGAATGATCCTTCATTCCCTTGATTCGATAAGCTTTTACGGCTGCTACTCTGATATTTTCATCTGAATCTTTTGCGGCATTGCGAATGAATTCTTCTCCATTGGGCATGTGAATCAAGAGCCAAAAAGCACGTGCCTTCATTCTGGAGTTTTCCAGCCCATACATTTTTTCGAGGATCCCACGTGCTTCAGTTCCCTTCTTTTTGAGTGCCATAAAGGCATTAAAATGTACCGCTCGATTGGGGTTTTGCAGTAGCTCGACTAGCTCTTCATCCGTATTGTATTTTGGTTTTTCGATTTTGTATTGAGCTCTTTTGGGAGCAAGCCGATAAATCCTTCCTTTGTCCAAATCACCCACAGCATGGCCTCCCACTCCCGGATCATACCAGTCCGAAATAAAGAGAGATCCATCGGGCGCAACTGTTACATCGGATGGGCGAAACCAATTATCTCGTTTATTTCCATCCAAAATCTTAACCACTTCTCCGGTAAACCCTGCCCCTGAGGGCTGAACAGGATACATCCGGATTACATTCGGTCCAGCATCGGCATGAATGACTTGATTCTGATATTCTTCGGGAAGGAGTTTGCCTTCATAAACTAAAATTCCTGTGGGCGAACCCGCATAATTTTGAATCAAGTTGGGCACTACTCCGGGATCGTTGAGATGCCAGTGTTGACGCCACACAGAGTCCTCCATATTCACACGGCGGGTTCTCCAGTCGGCTTTGGTTATTTCGTCTTTGAATCCGTAGTTGCCGTAGTCCATCACGAAATTGATCCGCGTGGAGCGGTTGCCGTCGTCGTCATTGTCACTTTGCCACATGCGACCGTAGCTGTCCACAGCCACTTCGTAGTTATTTCGAAAGTTCCAAGCTAAGACCTCCGGATTGCTACCATCGGGATCGCAGCGAAAGACCATGCCTTCCTGGTAAGGAGCTGTTTCGGAAGAAACCGGTCTTCCCAACGGATCCAAAATAGGACTTCCGTCTGCATAGTGAAGACCTTTGCCTTCGTTTCCGTAATTGAAATAGAGTTTTCCGTCAGGTCCAAAAGTAAAGGCATGCATGCCGTGATCGTGTTGGACACCGCCTACTCCGGTGAAAAGGACCTCTTTTTTATCGGGCACATCATCTCCGTTTTCGTCGGTGAAGACAAAAACATTCGGGCTGACGGAGACGAAGACTTTATTGCCAAAGACTGCAATTCCCAAGGCCGCATTGATATCTGTACCTTGGTAGAAAACAGTAGATTTATCTGCTTGCCCATCCCCGTCGGTGTCTTCGAGGATTAGGATTCGATCCCCTTCAGCTTTGGTGGGATTCTTAGGATTAAGTTGGATACGGTAATTGTAGGCTTCGGTAATCCAGACCCGACCTCGGTCATCAATGTCCATGTTGGTCGGATTGGTGAGCATAGGTTCGGAAGCGAAAAGGGTCATTTGCAGCCGATCATCCAATACTTCAATTCCATCCAGCGCAAACTCTACCGAGCGTTTTTGCTCGTCAGTGAGGGCATCGTACTGTTCTTGGGTAAGTTGGGGCTTGGTGGTGTCGCAGGAAAAAGTCAACAGGCCAAGAGCGGCCAAGGCTAGAATAGGTTTTTTCATAGGTTTTTTGGGGTTATCAGCTTGATTTCTTTTGAAAATCAATTGCAATACAAAATAGATGGAATGCCCTTGAGATCAAAGGAGAAAGTTGAGGTGATTTCAAGATTGGATTTTACAATTGGGGAAAATTATGGAACACGGAGTCTCACTGAGGAATCACAGAGTACCATAGAGTTTTACTAAATCTGACAATTTATCTGAATCAATTTAAACTCAGAATACAGCATTGTATTCTGTCTCAAACCGGTGGAAAAATGCTACTGTCAGAAATGCCTTATAGCAGCTGGGATTTAGCTAGATATGGATTGAGTTTTTGCACTCCTTAATTCTCTCAATTTCTTACTATTTCAAAAAAATCACTAGCTCCTCCAAAGTGCTAAATCCCTGGTCTTTGTAGCGAATCAAAAAGGGTTCTGCTGATACCGAAACCGTCGAATCCAAGGTCTGAATCCCCGC
Above is a window of Algoriphagus sanaruensis DNA encoding:
- a CDS encoding SGNH/GDSL hydrolase family protein; this translates as MKISLKLLVVLFFFFISTTSLLAQDLTHLEALKGSPNYGKSVAVFGGSVSVIPPSDSAKVMWEKYLNLKITNFGVPGAGFSSLQGKSLQQQVDEAGVFDIYVLWASTNDYTNKREIGEYTDYTEFDGFNEQKLTTQAGGINYCIKKIYEKNPDAIIYFFTSSKAFINRASYDPFVENGMVQYVDMQKKICALHGIPVLDQFEVAGFNTYNQGKFYRDPIHMNYLGYQKLGELQVSFLAFPK
- a CDS encoding PVC-type heme-binding CxxCH protein, which translates into the protein MKKPILALAALGLLTFSCDTTKPQLTQEQYDALTDEQKRSVEFALDGIEVLDDRLQMTLFASEPMLTNPTNMDIDDRGRVWITEAYNYRIQLNPKNPTKAEGDRILILEDTDGDGQADKSTVFYQGTDINAALGIAVFGNKVFVSVSPNVFVFTDENGDDVPDKKEVLFTGVGGVQHDHGMHAFTFGPDGKLYFNYGNEGKGLHYADGSPILDPLGRPVSSETAPYQEGMVFRCDPDGSNPEVLAWNFRNNYEVAVDSYGRMWQSDNDDDGNRSTRINFVMDYGNYGFKDEITKADWRTRRVNMEDSVWRQHWHLNDPGVVPNLIQNYAGSPTGILVYEGKLLPEEYQNQVIHADAGPNVIRMYPVQPSGAGFTGEVVKILDGNKRDNWFRPSDVTVAPDGSLFISDWYDPGVGGHAVGDLDKGRIYRLAPKRAQYKIEKPKYNTDEELVELLQNPNRAVHFNAFMALKKKGTEARGILEKMYGLENSRMKARAFWLLIHMPNGEEFIRNAAKDSDENIRVAAVKAYRIKGMKDHSFLQSMAADPSDQVRREVAVAIRYEDASDVWLKLAEGYRSGDRWYLEALGIAAEFRWDSYLPTYLAKIGQGWSNSAEAKDLIWRSRSAGTPALLEELILAENSPEDHRYYRALDFQTADLKNQTLKNLLAKGQNEDQVIILRQAAFDSKNPDVQLLNLSKAKAGEIADDRDFLEIVRKYQLKDQKERLLALVYQEENRGLANQSAGLFASLYGMGEIEQAMKNSDEVKAIAAIRKFGAVDTPDMATLLSKFWKNDQASTAVRTAAMEEAKGYQSEPFLWEMAKTDQIPSDLLPIAQKILMSSWNGNIRVLALEKYGDSIAQGYDLIKMMSAKGEVEKGKSIASTYCLACHKIGNEGVDFGPALTQIGGKLSREALINAIINPSEGMGFGYETQLVKFKDGKEIRCIVNSKTENDLIVKLVGSSDQTIYKLANITSITQLSESLMPAFPLSEQELVDLVSYLEGLK
- a CDS encoding ATP-binding protein, translated to MLIYRHIVAAIEAMIPKYPIIALTGPRQSGKTTLLKSLFKGYRYVSLENPDYRNFAETDPNGFLSEYDHQVIFDEVQRVPALFSYLQSKVDEKSPETGIYVLSGSQNFHLMERITQSLAGRVAIFKLFPLDNQELQRAGLLAEDYLNQMVKGFYPAIYDKDIPSKTFYSNYIQTYINRDVSELIAVRDMRLFQNFLALCAGRAGQLLNLNSLANEAGISQPTAKAWLSALEHSYITFQLYPYHKNFNKRIIKTPKLYFYDTGLLAHLLKIQQAEQLTADPLKGAIFENMVIADYVKQMHHRSDLSDIWFWRDSSGNEVDLIIDQGLEKTIVEIKATQTIMSNLLEGLGKYEAISDEKITQKILVYGGDQVQSRTMADVVPWSRFRVGN
- a CDS encoding alpha/beta hydrolase — protein: MNNLIKSGVLAFLLASSVTAFAQDGTIYPLENPAEPNAILLGTGGVDNQPAPETWFRQWGDPMARNISTATLTPFLPEPGKGNGTAVIVAPGGGFSWLSMGNEGWEVAEALAKQGIAAFVLKYRLNPTPPSLEDFSAWMNRPRTAPAPSSAATAGTPAPRPPQRDLSNQLEDAEAAYAMIVNRAQEWGVDINRIGMIGFSAGAGLTMHATLNSKSMKLAFIGPIYGGMGPVEVPADAPPMFNVIASDDFLYNGQSGIIESWYKAGRPVEFHLYQNGGHGFGLGNPNRTSNRWFDAFMHWLDVNQFLAKK